The Bradyrhizobium sp. WBAH42 genome includes a window with the following:
- the yajC gene encoding preprotein translocase subunit YajC: MLITPAYAQAAGAGDTNSMLMSLLPFALIFVIMYFLILRPQQKKVRDHAELVKNIRRGDTVVTSGGLVGKVTKVVDDDQIEFEISDGVRVRQMRQMISGVRAKGEPAKESKETAKDDAASK; the protein is encoded by the coding sequence ATGCTGATTACCCCTGCGTATGCCCAGGCCGCGGGCGCCGGCGACACCAACAGCATGTTGATGTCGCTGCTGCCGTTCGCCCTGATCTTCGTGATCATGTACTTCCTGATTCTGCGCCCGCAGCAGAAGAAGGTCCGCGACCACGCCGAGCTCGTGAAGAACATCCGCCGCGGCGACACCGTCGTGACCTCGGGCGGCCTCGTCGGCAAGGTCACCAAGGTGGTCGACGACGACCAGATCGAGTTCGAGATTTCCGACGGCGTGCGCGTGCGGCAGATGCGCCAGATGATCTCGGGCGTTCGCGCCAAGGGCGAGCCGGCCAAGGAAAGCAAGGAAACCGCCAAGGACGACGCCGCGTCGAAGTGA
- a CDS encoding ATP-binding protein, translating into MPKKPDKSPAGKGPRTPANKPARVAAKRPTAAIAETGPNLAQERIVRALETIAAHLSARGTPAVEPESFKRADAYVWHPDGRLSAVPRVSRVELFLLKGVDRMRDILMENTERFANGLPANNALLWGARGMGKSSLVKATHASINAERKPVDKLKLIEIHREDIETLPALMEQLRASAFRFIVFCDDLSFDGNDASYKSLKAVLEGGIEGRPENVILYATSNRRHLLARDMIENERSTAINPGEAVEEKVSLSDRFGLWLGFHRCSQDEYLAMVRGYCSHFGIKIDDEALEREALEWSTTRGSRSGRVAWQFVQELAGRLGVKLTAQ; encoded by the coding sequence ATGCCCAAGAAACCAGACAAAAGCCCGGCCGGCAAAGGCCCCCGCACCCCTGCCAACAAGCCCGCCCGCGTCGCGGCAAAACGCCCCACGGCGGCGATCGCCGAGACAGGCCCCAACCTTGCCCAGGAGCGCATCGTCCGCGCCCTGGAGACCATTGCGGCGCACCTTTCCGCCCGGGGCACGCCGGCCGTCGAGCCCGAGTCGTTCAAGCGGGCCGATGCCTATGTCTGGCACCCTGACGGACGCCTCTCGGCGGTGCCGCGAGTCAGTCGCGTCGAGCTGTTCCTGCTCAAGGGCGTCGACCGGATGCGCGACATCCTGATGGAGAACACCGAGCGCTTCGCCAACGGCCTGCCGGCCAACAACGCCCTGCTCTGGGGCGCACGCGGCATGGGCAAGTCGTCGCTGGTGAAGGCGACGCATGCCAGCATCAACGCGGAGCGCAAACCGGTCGACAAGCTCAAGCTGATCGAGATCCACCGTGAGGACATCGAGACCCTGCCGGCCCTGATGGAGCAGCTGCGCGCCTCCGCCTTCCGCTTCATCGTGTTCTGCGACGACCTCTCCTTCGACGGCAACGATGCCTCCTACAAGTCGCTCAAGGCGGTGCTCGAAGGGGGGATCGAAGGCCGGCCCGAGAACGTCATCCTCTATGCCACCTCCAACCGCCGCCATCTGCTGGCACGCGACATGATCGAGAACGAGCGCTCGACCGCGATCAATCCGGGCGAAGCGGTCGAGGAGAAGGTGTCGCTGTCGGATCGTTTCGGCCTCTGGCTCGGCTTTCACCGCTGCAGCCAGGACGAATATCTCGCCATGGTGCGCGGCTATTGCAGCCATTTCGGCATCAAGATCGACGACGAGGCGCTGGAGCGCGAAGCGCTGGAATGGTCGACGACGCGCGGCTCCCGCTCGGGTCGCGTCGCCTGGCAGTTCGTGCAGGAGCTGGCGGGACGGCTCGGTGTGAAGCTGACGGCGCAGTAG